From Gigantopelta aegis isolate Gae_Host chromosome 11, Gae_host_genome, whole genome shotgun sequence, the proteins below share one genomic window:
- the LOC121385393 gene encoding EGF-like domain-containing protein 2 has product MKNYLFRLNLFIAVLTGIQCGPFHCTRSSQPCPTDATCVRSNGTCQCPSPLQGDDCSIHADRITNTNCMCKNGGVCVRKDNDVVCACSVFYYGSDCSEKRYRVKCSTDEIIFNINPVGNFSGYASVKDENKPECRSTPVPSPPVGGDGIPDTWEGHVLRLIFNSSTCGKIEKVDKDNTTATYTVSVIVNFQKFDVKDEFVGVCDVKYQSYVNVTANIGVENESKTTETTTTEKYSSLGARTVHVWAISCVLAALTTWLNHGPS; this is encoded by the exons ATGAAGAATTACCTTTTCAGGCTGAATCTTTTCATTGCTGTACTTACAGGCATAC AATGTGGACCTTTTCACTGTACAAGATCAAGCCAGCCGTGTCCAACCGACGCCACGTGTGTCAGGTCAAACGGAACGTGCCAGTGTCCTTCCCCTCTCCAAGGCGACGACTGCTCTATCCATGCTG ATAGAATAACGAACACGAACTGCATGTGTAAAAATGGAGGCGTGTGCGTCAGGAAAGATAATGACGTTGTTTGCGCATGCTCGGTGTTCTATTACGGAAGTGACTGCTCAGAAAAACGCT ATCGTGTGAAGTGTTCTACTGATGAAATAATCTTCAACATCAACCCGGTCGGCAATTTCTCTGGTTACGCGTCGGTCAAGGACGAAAACAAACCGGAGTGTCGGTCAACTCCGGTACCCAGTCCGCCGGTAGGTGGCGACGGAATACCAGACACGTGGGAGGGTCACGTGCTGAGATTAATCTTTAATAGTTCCACGTGTGGCAAAATCGAGAAAGTAGACAAG GACAACACTACTGCTACTTACACAGTGTCTGTTATTGTGAATTTCCAAAAGTTTGACGTCAAGGACGAGTTTGTTGGTGTTTGTGATGTCAAGTATCAGAGTTATGTCAACGTCACCGCAAATATCGGTGTAGA AAATGAATCGAAAACGACAGAGACTACGACAACAGAGAAATATTCCTCTCTGGGCGCACGGACAGTCCATGTATGGGCTATCAGCTGTGTGTTGGCTGCACTAACCACCTGGCTAAACCATGGTCCGTCGTGA